The Paraburkholderia dioscoreae DNA window TCCCACGGTGATGTAGAGATGCTTGCCGGAGCGGTCCGCGAGGATATTTTTTGTCCAATGATGGTTGATCGGACCGGCCGGAAGATCGGCAACCTTGATCCCGGGACCGGCGATCTGCGTGGCGTTTTTGACGTAATCGAAACGCAGCAGAGCGTCCGTATCGGCAACGTACAGTTCATTGCCAATGAGCGCCATGCCGAACGGCGAATGCAGGCCGCCGAGAAACACGGTTTGCATCTGGGCGACGCCGGTGTTGTTCGCATCGCGTAACAGCACGATGCGATCGGGACTGGCTACGCCGGCGCCCGCGCGCTTCATCACTTGCCGTCTGGCCCAGCCGGACAGGCCACTTCCTTCGTCGTGTTGTTCGGGAGCGTCGCTTTCCGCCACCAGCACGTCACCATTAGGCAACGTGTAAAGCCAGCGTGGGTGCGACATGTCGCCGGCGAACCGGGTGACGGAAAAGCCGCTGGGAACAGTAGGCATGAAACCGGCCGGTTGCGGCTGAACGGGCGCGATGTTGACCATTGGAATCAACGTCGATTGTGGCGCGGGCATGGCGGGCGAAGCACCGAAACCGCCATCGCCTATACTTGATGGGCCGATTGCGCACGCGGCGAGCGGCAAACCCATTGAAACTACCAGACAATTGAGCAGGCGCATATTTGTTCTCGGTGATAGGCGTTGATCAATGATGCGGAGTCAGGACTTCAGCAAAAAGCCTG harbors:
- a CDS encoding PQQ-dependent sugar dehydrogenase; this translates as MRLLNCLVVSMGLPLAACAIGPSSIGDGGFGASPAMPAPQSTLIPMVNIAPVQPQPAGFMPTVPSGFSVTRFAGDMSHPRWLYTLPNGDVLVAESDAPEQHDEGSGLSGWARRQVMKRAGAGVASPDRIVLLRDANNTGVAQMQTVFLGGLHSPFGMALIGNELYVADTDALLRFDYVKNATQIAGPGIKVADLPAGPINHHWTKNILADRSGKHLYITVGSNSNAGENGVDAEEGRARILEFDIGTGRLRPYATGLRNANGLSWQPDSGALWTAVNERDDLGNNLVPDYMTPVKEGAFYGFPYSYYGQHVDSRVKPQRPDLVAAAIAPDYALGNHTASLGLVFYDRTLFPAHYRGGAFIGQHGSWNRKPRSGYKVVFVPFVDGKPAGAPEDFLSGFLTTDGHAVGRPVGVALDAHGALLVADDVGNTVWRVTPHSSM